A genomic segment from Amygdalobacter nucleatus encodes:
- the dnaB gene encoding replicative DNA helicase — MAKDEMLADLNLNPETEVVPYNVEAEKATLGCMLAGKSYLAALLPLLSEKDFYLPKHQVIYRAIRELLAEHKAVDALTLADKLDALGQLDEVGTMAYIDELSYAPRILENAEDYAKLVRSKAKLRELQAILQQITLLSHKSEDADSVMDTLVSKLLQIRKQSNSGGLEAIWPIMDETLAYLQELDKSGNQFRGLKTSYPSLDNALGGLKAGSLNILAARPAMGKSALAINIAHNVAYYSKKTVAIFSLEMSKQEIAIRLLSAFRFINSADFNKPPFPPEFWTKVSEAAFKFYDVPIYIDDRPGISPLEILSKARQLKLEHDLGLIVVDYLQLMRSDSKSDSRQQDVSEMSRNLKLLAKELNVPVIALSQLSRACEARQNRRPILSDLRESGSIEQDADTVTFIYRDSYYKEKEQGIESSSAVSEAEIIIAKNRHGKTTTVKMNWMPDYTLFAESFEQAEPPAEQHTQDFDEFQPDKIDKAWLDAHLNDADAKLAKEPIAKDPTSSDVPHDLDLPF; from the coding sequence ATGGCGAAAGATGAGATGCTGGCTGATTTGAATTTAAATCCAGAAACAGAAGTTGTTCCGTACAATGTCGAAGCTGAAAAAGCCACTTTGGGCTGTATGCTGGCAGGTAAGAGCTATTTAGCTGCGCTTTTACCTTTATTAAGCGAGAAAGATTTTTATTTGCCGAAGCATCAGGTCATTTATCGGGCAATTCGTGAATTGTTAGCCGAACATAAAGCGGTAGATGCTTTAACTTTGGCTGATAAGTTAGATGCTTTAGGGCAATTAGACGAAGTTGGCACGATGGCTTATATCGATGAGCTATCTTACGCTCCGAGAATCTTGGAGAATGCTGAGGATTACGCTAAGTTAGTGCGCTCCAAGGCTAAGCTGCGGGAATTGCAGGCTATATTGCAGCAGATCACGCTTTTAAGTCATAAGAGTGAAGATGCTGACTCTGTGATGGATACGTTGGTTAGCAAATTATTGCAGATTCGCAAGCAGAGTAACAGTGGGGGCTTGGAAGCAATTTGGCCAATTATGGACGAAACATTGGCTTATTTACAAGAGCTTGATAAATCAGGTAACCAGTTCCGTGGCCTAAAAACTTCCTATCCAAGTTTGGATAATGCTTTAGGCGGTCTAAAGGCTGGCTCACTCAATATTTTGGCAGCACGTCCAGCCATGGGTAAATCAGCTTTGGCCATTAATATTGCGCATAATGTGGCCTACTATTCCAAAAAAACAGTTGCAATTTTCAGCTTAGAGATGAGCAAACAGGAGATTGCGATTCGTTTGTTGTCTGCCTTTCGTTTCATAAATTCAGCTGATTTTAACAAGCCACCTTTTCCACCTGAATTTTGGACCAAGGTGTCTGAGGCAGCCTTTAAGTTTTACGATGTGCCAATTTATATTGATGATCGGCCTGGCATTTCGCCTTTGGAGATTTTAAGTAAGGCTAGACAGCTAAAACTAGAGCATGATTTAGGTTTGATTGTTGTAGATTATTTGCAGTTGATGCGCTCTGACAGCAAGTCTGATTCGAGACAGCAGGATGTTTCGGAAATGTCCCGTAACTTGAAGCTGTTAGCTAAGGAACTTAATGTGCCAGTTATCGCTTTGTCGCAGTTGTCGCGTGCTTGTGAAGCTAGGCAGAATCGGCGTCCAATTTTGTCTGATTTGCGTGAGTCAGGTTCTATTGAGCAGGATGCTGATACTGTTACTTTTATCTATCGTGATTCTTACTATAAAGAGAAAGAACAGGGGATTGAAAGTAGTTCAGCTGTAAGTGAGGCTGAAATTATCATTGCGAAGAATAGGCATGGCAAAACAACGACAGTTAAAATGAATTGGATGCCTGACTATACTTTATTTGCTGAGAGCTTTGAACAAGCAGAGCCGCCAGCAGAGCAACATACGCAAGATTTTGATGAATTTCAACCAGACAAAATAGATAAAGCTTGGTTAGACGCACATTTGAATGATGCTGATGCTAAATTAGCCAAAGAGCCGATAGCTAAAGATCCAACCAGTTCAGATGTTCCACATGATTTGGATTTACCTTTTTAA
- the rplI gene encoding 50S ribosomal protein L9, with product MKVILLADIKNVGKKDQLLDVSEGYANNFLLKKGLALLANDKNLNLLKQKKGAEAAKEARDKQAAQDLAKEIKGKTFTLKMKAGEGGKLYGALTAADVAACLDKADYKVDKRNIVLSGNIKSVGQMTCKLKLYHEVSADITINIEAL from the coding sequence ATGAAGGTTATTTTGTTAGCAGATATAAAGAATGTTGGTAAAAAGGATCAATTACTTGATGTTAGCGAGGGTTATGCTAATAATTTCTTGTTGAAGAAGGGGCTCGCTTTGCTGGCTAATGACAAAAATCTTAACTTACTCAAGCAAAAGAAGGGCGCAGAAGCTGCTAAGGAAGCACGTGACAAGCAAGCTGCTCAAGATTTAGCCAAAGAGATCAAAGGAAAGACTTTCACACTCAAGATGAAAGCTGGTGAGGGCGGTAAACTTTATGGTGCGTTGACAGCTGCTGATGTGGCGGCTTGCCTAGATAAGGCTGATTACAAAGTTGATAAACGCAATATCGTTTTATCAGGTAATATTAAGAGTGTTGGCCAAATGACTTGTAAATTGAAACTTTATCATGAAGTTAGCGCCGATATTACAATTAATATCGAAGCTTTATAA
- a CDS encoding PP2C family protein-serine/threonine phosphatase: protein MIKYRVIAISETGAVRDNNEDNLYLNGEWRHGSEVNVPYWHYLDKTTDASLFVVCDGMGGESYGEEASLIAVSGLSAIEDRLRHSTKQDFADLMESYLLMVNQEICDRVRSHNGLRMGTTFSSLLIRQKVARCINLGDSRIYLFRQGKLKQLTVDQTQAQKLADLGLIPQSEVKTHPEHNRLVQHLGIFPNEYKLEPALSPEITLQEGDYFLLCSDGLTDMLLDESIRKILASTTDIKLAAEDLVQKAIIAGGKDNITVILVAIDALSDERLMKTGQHRILSSADFLAQTSNSKTSQDTRQDPQLRMKLNEALLENMQTSNLASNVAKTRQIGEALEQTEGDEKPIFTVDAEIKHLAKGISNIDMLQYPYLNYQKLEEKQALAEAEVHEKKVNRLKNTETKRSLSISKSDTQVDLPADLGKTRRVDLTTDSKDKANDSAKEASKSENVLISRVIGSNTNASSLSFFAENRTPTEPITTDDLERFELARQEALKRQAKDKGKQVANNLVSEPKVEANSQTEKTKDKQQIALQLLTSILISLLVFTTILFVASLYWFYAFDFKRLWQDIVTVFGQWLS from the coding sequence GTGATCAAGTATCGTGTCATTGCCATTTCGGAAACGGGAGCAGTTAGAGATAACAATGAAGATAATTTATATTTGAATGGTGAATGGCGGCACGGTAGTGAAGTGAACGTGCCTTATTGGCATTATTTGGATAAGACGACGGATGCTTCTTTGTTTGTTGTTTGCGATGGTATGGGTGGTGAGAGCTATGGTGAGGAGGCATCTTTAATTGCCGTTTCAGGCTTATCTGCTATTGAAGATCGTTTGAGACATTCCACCAAGCAAGATTTTGCTGATTTAATGGAAAGTTATTTACTCATGGTGAATCAGGAGATATGTGACCGTGTGCGCTCGCATAATGGTTTACGCATGGGTACAACTTTTTCCTCACTTTTAATTCGCCAAAAAGTTGCACGCTGTATCAATTTAGGTGATAGCCGGATTTATTTATTTCGCCAAGGTAAGTTGAAACAGCTGACAGTTGACCAGACACAGGCCCAGAAATTAGCTGATTTAGGCTTAATTCCGCAGAGCGAAGTCAAAACTCATCCTGAGCATAACCGCCTAGTCCAGCATTTAGGTATTTTTCCTAACGAGTACAAATTGGAACCAGCTCTTTCACCAGAAATTACTTTGCAAGAAGGCGACTACTTTTTGCTTTGTAGTGATGGCCTAACCGATATGCTGCTTGATGAAAGCATTAGAAAGATTTTAGCAAGTACGACTGATATAAAGTTGGCAGCAGAAGATTTGGTGCAGAAAGCAATTATTGCCGGTGGTAAAGATAATATCACGGTTATTTTGGTTGCAATTGATGCTTTAAGTGATGAACGGCTGATGAAAACTGGACAGCATCGAATTTTAAGTAGTGCAGATTTCTTAGCCCAAACTTCTAATAGCAAAACAAGTCAGGACACCAGACAAGATCCACAGCTTAGAATGAAGCTAAATGAAGCACTTTTAGAAAATATGCAAACTAGTAATTTAGCTAGCAATGTTGCAAAAACCAGGCAGATAGGTGAGGCATTAGAACAGACAGAGGGCGATGAGAAGCCAATTTTCACCGTTGATGCTGAGATTAAGCACCTAGCCAAAGGCATCAGCAATATCGATATGTTGCAGTATCCTTATTTGAACTATCAAAAATTAGAGGAGAAGCAAGCTTTAGCCGAAGCTGAGGTCCATGAGAAAAAAGTTAATCGCCTAAAAAATACTGAGACTAAACGTAGCTTATCTATCAGTAAATCTGATACACAGGTTGATTTACCAGCTGATTTAGGCAAAACTCGTCGTGTGGATTTAACAACTGATAGCAAGGACAAAGCTAATGATAGTGCTAAGGAAGCTAGTAAATCTGAAAATGTGTTAATTTCGCGTGTTATAGGCTCAAATACCAACGCAAGCAGCCTAAGCTTCTTTGCTGAAAATAGGACACCAACAGAACCAATTACGACAGATGACTTAGAGCGCTTTGAATTAGCCAGACAAGAAGCGTTGAAACGACAAGCCAAAGATAAAGGGAAGCAAGTTGCAAACAATTTAGTTAGTGAGCCTAAGGTAGAAGCAAATAGTCAGACTGAAAAAACTAAAGATAAGCAACAAATTGCCTTACAATTATTAACTTCCATTTTAATCAGTCTATTAGTATTTACAACGATTTTATTCGTAGCTAGCCTGTATTGGTTCTATGCTTTCGATTTTAAGCGCTTGTGGCAGGATATTGTGACAGTGTTTGGTCAATGGCTTAGTTGA
- the hpt gene encoding hypoxanthine phosphoribosyltransferase produces MDQKQLNGKFTPIGGMYPAKLMYSEEDIKAMVVRLGQRVSQDYAGEKLLLISILKGSFVFLSDLVRTIDLPVIVEFIRCSSYGNGTVSSGDVKIVQDVNCDIKGRHVLLVEDIVDTGFTLKKIYQLLKEREPASLEICTAFDKPSRRKVVLEPKYVGIEVPDEFIVGYGTDYQDYYRNLSGVYAARPVQANN; encoded by the coding sequence ATGGATCAGAAGCAGTTAAACGGGAAATTTACGCCAATTGGTGGTATGTACCCAGCTAAACTGATGTACAGTGAAGAAGACATAAAGGCTATGGTGGTTCGCCTAGGCCAGAGAGTGTCACAAGATTATGCAGGGGAAAAGTTATTATTGATTTCAATTCTAAAAGGTTCTTTTGTATTTTTGAGTGACTTGGTACGTACAATTGATTTGCCAGTGATCGTCGAATTTATACGTTGTAGTTCGTATGGTAATGGCACTGTAAGTTCCGGTGATGTCAAAATTGTTCAAGATGTTAATTGTGATATTAAAGGCCGCCATGTGCTTTTAGTAGAGGACATTGTTGATACTGGCTTTACCTTGAAGAAAATTTATCAATTACTTAAGGAGCGTGAACCAGCAAGTTTGGAAATTTGCACGGCTTTTGATAAGCCATCACGCCGCAAGGTTGTATTAGAACCTAAGTATGTTGGTATAGAAGTTCCAGATGAGTTTATTGTTGGCTATGGAACTGATTATCAAGATTACTATCGTAACTTGTCTGGCGTTTATGCCGCAAGGCCAGTTCAAGCTAATAATTAA
- a CDS encoding PTS sugar transporter subunit IIB, translating to MKKIMLVCSGGMSSSLLVTKMDKAAKEMGKEFEIFAVSEPEGVDRLKKDNDISVVLVGPQIRYVEPKFAEVIGNRPIKLAVINMMDYGMMNGEKVLKAAIKLMES from the coding sequence ATGAAGAAAATCATGTTAGTTTGCTCAGGTGGCATGAGTTCAAGCTTGTTAGTAACTAAGATGGATAAGGCCGCTAAGGAGATGGGCAAGGAGTTTGAGATATTTGCCGTTTCTGAGCCGGAAGGCGTGGATCGCCTGAAGAAAGATAATGATATTTCAGTTGTTCTAGTAGGTCCGCAGATTCGTTACGTTGAACCGAAGTTCGCTGAGGTTATCGGCAATCGGCCAATCAAGTTAGCTGTAATAAACATGATGGACTATGGCATGATGAACGGTGAAAAAGTTCTGAAGGCCGCCATTAAATTGATGGAAAGCTAA
- the ftsH gene encoding ATP-dependent zinc metalloprotease FtsH produces the protein MFEKEKQYARGFRPNIGLFLLMILAAFASIYYFMGSGDKQADLSSIVRLIDEGKVSHVDVTSNEIRVHLIDKSQVKLGELPEHTTSNLTEANSQATAPNLLEILDKANDPKNSLVLDGRIISKRVSSFWLPKILDKLEQAKQKYGMTYNYTEPINYGAVTNVVLTLAMMGVLAFAVWNFMFRQMGDGKNPLNFGSSKARRVDLKENPVRFDDVAGADEEKQEMQEIVDFLRNPNRYYALGAKIPRGVLLVGPPGTGKTLLAKAVATEAGVPFYTISGSDFMEMYVGVGASRVRDMFNEVKKHTPAIIFIDEIDAIGRQRGSGLGGSHDEREQTLNQILVEMDGFSSTQGIIVMAATNRADILDPALTRPGRFDRRITVSPPDIQGREEILKVHARNKKLQAGINLREIARITPGFTGADLANLLNEAALLAARRNAKEITYFDIQDAIFKVMLGPEKKNRIMSEEERSITAHHEAGHAIMVRSVSETERVERVSIISAGQAGGYTAHKPYEDLYYATKEQLLQNIMIALGGRGGEQVIFNQITTGASNDLEGCNKLARKMVTAYGMAENMENLVYVETDDMFMGHGIGHSRSFSDKTAEQIDLAVKKIIDQAYVDVLTCLREHEAALRKIAERLLEVERIDEVEFEILYLENTPEDVLAKDAHNKGREKMIAAGKLPSLENLAEFKQNYLVKQEEAKHKRELSEVESKDVPDLSKL, from the coding sequence ATGTTTGAGAAAGAAAAGCAATATGCCCGTGGCTTTCGCCCAAATATCGGACTATTTTTGTTAATGATATTAGCGGCTTTTGCGAGCATTTACTATTTCATGGGCAGTGGCGATAAACAAGCTGATTTATCGTCCATTGTTCGCTTAATCGATGAGGGTAAAGTAAGTCACGTTGATGTGACAAGCAACGAAATTAGGGTGCACTTGATTGATAAGAGTCAAGTTAAGCTAGGTGAATTGCCTGAGCATACAACAAGTAATTTGACTGAGGCAAATAGCCAAGCCACAGCGCCTAATTTGTTAGAAATTTTAGATAAGGCTAACGATCCTAAAAATTCGCTTGTTTTAGATGGTCGAATCATCAGCAAACGAGTTTCTAGTTTCTGGTTACCTAAAATTCTAGATAAATTAGAGCAAGCTAAGCAAAAATATGGCATGACATACAACTACACAGAGCCGATCAATTACGGCGCAGTGACAAATGTAGTTTTGACTTTAGCCATGATGGGCGTTTTAGCCTTTGCTGTCTGGAATTTCATGTTCCGCCAAATGGGGGATGGCAAAAATCCGCTTAACTTTGGTAGTAGCAAGGCTAGACGAGTGGACCTTAAGGAGAATCCTGTTCGCTTCGATGATGTAGCTGGTGCAGATGAAGAGAAGCAAGAGATGCAAGAGATTGTTGATTTCTTGCGCAATCCTAATCGTTATTATGCTTTGGGTGCGAAGATTCCACGTGGCGTGCTTTTAGTCGGCCCTCCAGGTACTGGTAAAACTTTGTTAGCTAAGGCTGTAGCTACTGAAGCTGGTGTGCCATTCTATACAATTTCTGGTTCCGATTTCATGGAGATGTATGTTGGTGTTGGTGCTTCCCGTGTCCGTGATATGTTCAACGAAGTTAAGAAGCATACACCGGCAATTATTTTTATCGATGAAATTGACGCAATTGGTCGTCAGCGTGGTTCCGGCTTAGGCGGTAGCCATGATGAGCGTGAGCAAACATTGAATCAGATTCTGGTCGAAATGGACGGCTTTAGTTCTACACAGGGCATCATTGTAATGGCTGCTACGAATAGAGCTGATATTTTGGATCCAGCTTTGACTAGACCAGGTCGTTTTGACCGTAGAATCACCGTTTCACCGCCTGACATTCAAGGCCGTGAAGAGATTTTGAAGGTACATGCTCGCAACAAAAAGTTGCAAGCTGGTATCAATTTAAGAGAAATTGCGCGTATTACACCAGGCTTTACAGGTGCTGATTTAGCTAACTTACTTAATGAGGCAGCTTTGTTAGCAGCTAGACGTAATGCCAAAGAGATTACATATTTTGACATTCAAGATGCTATCTTTAAAGTCATGCTTGGACCTGAAAAGAAGAATCGTATTATGAGCGAGGAAGAGCGGAGCATAACAGCTCATCATGAAGCTGGCCATGCAATTATGGTTCGTTCAGTTAGTGAAACAGAGCGCGTCGAACGTGTATCTATCATTTCAGCCGGTCAAGCTGGTGGTTATACAGCCCATAAGCCATATGAGGATTTGTATTATGCAACGAAGGAACAATTGTTGCAGAATATTATGATTGCCTTAGGTGGTAGAGGCGGAGAGCAAGTGATTTTCAACCAGATCACAACTGGTGCTTCTAACGACTTGGAAGGTTGCAATAAGTTGGCACGTAAGATGGTTACAGCTTATGGTATGGCTGAGAACATGGAGAATTTGGTCTACGTTGAGACTGATGATATGTTCATGGGCCATGGTATTGGCCATAGCCGTAGCTTTAGCGATAAGACAGCTGAACAGATTGATTTGGCTGTCAAAAAGATTATCGACCAAGCTTATGTTGATGTCTTGACTTGCTTAAGGGAGCATGAAGCTGCTTTACGTAAGATTGCAGAGCGCTTATTAGAAGTTGAGCGTATTGACGAGGTAGAGTTTGAGATACTCTATTTGGAAAATACACCTGAGGATGTTTTAGCTAAGGATGCTCACAATAAGGGCCGTGAGAAGATGATTGCTGCTGGCAAATTACCAAGTTTGGAGAATTTGGCCGAATTTAAGCAAAACTATTTAGTTAAGCAAGAGGAAGCTAAGCATAAACGTGAATTATCTGAAGTTGAGTCCAAAGATGTACCAGACTTGAGCAAGTTGTAA
- the tilS gene encoding tRNA lysidine(34) synthetase TilS — translation MQVQKLESEFREILAEFEHEQAKLGTKHYLVACSGGADSLALWQLLASNLALAKHVTLVHIWHNLRKEAEFEYYNLKTQVDALQGQLLAFSVDVNAYAKVMHFSEEVAARELRRMAFSWASTYYTKVEHNSCYLCLAQHLDDQAETVFNHCLKGTGMRGLAGIWPLKEHCVDLETIKLAAQADYIQIIPEADIAKAELEHFLDTQTDDLTYTAWRPLLKFTKADLLAYVKARGLNYADDQSNKDTHYERNFLRQTILPAVLTKFPKAASKLANLASLAQTELEVTDYLLQTNLELNKQVVNLSKSINLPGKDQALAITFQPDSTSILPIKLVQFYWQRLLAELLPDLLITQRQLKVVESFILKAWTKPSKQIQFFSLNKQTIVVLLDRCLVVYVSPDLHLADKKLATDLVIAKCKPFFLAYYGKLLPLASNWPQYFELIGDLSASLELRAAQKGDYLLVEQKQLALEAYFKRLPLPSFLYSELLVLVKKNTQHVQHLFFRNLRKKVEFKAK, via the coding sequence ATGCAAGTACAAAAATTAGAGAGTGAGTTTCGGGAAATTCTAGCTGAATTTGAGCATGAGCAAGCAAAATTAGGCACTAAACACTATCTTGTGGCTTGTTCTGGGGGAGCTGACTCTCTAGCTTTATGGCAACTTTTAGCTAGTAACTTAGCTTTGGCAAAGCATGTGACGCTTGTTCATATTTGGCATAATTTACGCAAAGAAGCTGAATTTGAGTATTACAATCTAAAAACGCAGGTAGACGCTTTGCAGGGCCAACTTCTAGCTTTCAGCGTTGATGTCAATGCTTATGCTAAGGTTATGCACTTTAGTGAGGAAGTAGCCGCGCGTGAGCTTAGACGCATGGCATTTTCGTGGGCAAGTACGTATTACACCAAAGTTGAACATAATAGTTGTTATCTGTGTTTAGCTCAACATTTAGATGATCAGGCTGAAACTGTCTTTAACCATTGCTTGAAAGGCACAGGTATGCGTGGCTTAGCTGGCATTTGGCCGCTTAAGGAGCATTGTGTTGATTTAGAAACTATTAAATTGGCTGCTCAGGCAGACTATATTCAGATAATTCCCGAAGCTGACATAGCTAAGGCTGAACTTGAGCATTTTTTAGATACGCAGACTGATGATTTAACATATACAGCTTGGCGGCCGTTGTTGAAGTTTACAAAGGCGGATTTGTTAGCTTATGTTAAGGCAAGAGGCTTGAATTACGCTGATGATCAAAGCAATAAAGACACACATTATGAGCGTAATTTCTTGAGACAGACAATTTTGCCTGCTGTCTTGACTAAATTTCCAAAAGCAGCTAGTAAGTTGGCTAATTTAGCAAGCTTAGCTCAGACTGAGCTAGAAGTTACAGATTATCTGTTACAGACTAATTTAGAGTTAAATAAGCAAGTTGTTAATTTAAGTAAGTCTATAAATTTGCCAGGAAAAGACCAAGCCTTGGCTATAACTTTTCAGCCAGATTCAACTTCAATTTTACCCATTAAGCTGGTGCAATTTTATTGGCAACGCTTGTTAGCTGAGCTGTTACCAGACCTATTAATTACGCAGAGACAATTAAAAGTAGTAGAGAGCTTTATTTTGAAGGCTTGGACTAAGCCTAGTAAACAAATTCAGTTCTTTAGTTTGAATAAACAGACAATTGTCGTTCTTTTGGATCGCTGCCTAGTCGTATATGTTAGCCCTGATTTACATTTGGCTGATAAAAAGTTAGCTACTGATTTAGTTATTGCAAAGTGCAAACCTTTTTTCTTAGCTTATTATGGTAAACTATTGCCTTTAGCTTCTAATTGGCCACAATATTTTGAGCTAATTGGTGATTTATCAGCTAGTTTGGAATTAAGAGCAGCCCAAAAGGGGGATTATTTGTTAGTTGAGCAAAAACAGCTTGCATTGGAGGCTTATTTTAAGCGCTTGCCTTTACCTTCTTTTTTGTATTCAGAGCTATTAGTACTTGTAAAGAAAAATACTCAGCATGTTCAACATCTCTTTTTCCGCAATTTACGGAAAAAAGTCGAATTTAAAGCGAAATAA
- the murC gene encoding UDP-N-acetylmuramate--L-alanine ligase translates to MATIHPQALSDLALNARIFFVGIGGVSMSGLALMAKNLGYTVAGSDPHANSRTEHLQSEQIKVHYSHHKMWIDDFQPDIAVYTAAIKRPNPELDRCQELNIPTIDRAEFLGWITRYYSRVINVAGTHGKTTSTSMLASMLIADNFDPSVHLGAEFSGFGGSTVRNGRPGDILVSEACEYNSSLLNFRSTTAILLNIDNDHLDYFKTMDRLINCFAQFIANIPADGQLIVIDKGPHIAKCLAEAKQMRAQKNNGQIKLYSFNIVDTENYAACCEQPEDKRVQLWAEHLIPDYAAFNLTYEGGYPCFDFYKQGRFLAHINLQIPGRHNVLNALASLACADLYGANIETICNALQNFHGADGRFEVKGTFQGATIVGDYAHHPTATKATILAASKMPFKHRYVVYQPLTYGRVKNLFNDYVEALKQAEHVLFMNIFSDREKSDFGVSSEQLVEAINKAGGHAEMQPTYEDIKQRLSELCKPGDLVLFLGPEEVRICGQRLADEKL, encoded by the coding sequence ATGGCAACAATCCATCCTCAAGCACTGAGCGACTTAGCACTTAATGCTCGCATTTTCTTCGTCGGTATCGGTGGCGTAAGCATGAGCGGTCTAGCTTTGATGGCCAAGAATCTCGGTTATACAGTGGCAGGCTCTGATCCACATGCAAACAGCCGAACAGAACATTTACAATCTGAACAAATCAAAGTTCACTATTCACATCATAAAATGTGGATCGATGACTTTCAGCCTGATATAGCCGTCTACACGGCAGCGATTAAACGACCTAATCCAGAACTTGATCGCTGTCAGGAATTAAATATCCCGACAATTGATCGAGCTGAATTTTTAGGTTGGATAACAAGATATTATAGTCGTGTTATTAACGTTGCAGGTACACATGGTAAAACAACAAGCACCTCCATGTTGGCCTCAATGCTAATTGCCGATAATTTCGATCCTTCTGTCCATTTAGGTGCAGAATTTAGCGGCTTTGGTGGTTCAACAGTCAGAAACGGCCGTCCTGGTGATATATTAGTTTCAGAAGCTTGTGAATATAATTCTAGCTTACTGAATTTCCGTTCGACAACAGCTATTTTGCTGAACATTGATAACGATCATCTTGATTACTTTAAGACAATGGATCGTCTCATTAACTGCTTTGCCCAATTTATAGCTAATATTCCAGCTGATGGCCAGTTAATCGTAATTGATAAAGGACCACATATTGCAAAATGCCTAGCTGAAGCTAAGCAAATGAGAGCTCAAAAAAATAACGGCCAAATTAAGTTATATAGCTTTAATATAGTTGATACTGAAAATTATGCTGCTTGTTGTGAGCAACCTGAAGACAAGCGCGTGCAACTTTGGGCTGAGCATCTAATTCCAGATTACGCTGCTTTCAACTTAACATATGAAGGTGGTTATCCTTGCTTTGATTTCTACAAACAAGGCAGATTTTTAGCCCATATCAACTTACAAATCCCAGGTCGACACAACGTCTTGAATGCCTTGGCTTCCCTTGCCTGCGCTGATTTGTACGGAGCTAATATCGAAACAATCTGTAATGCGCTACAAAATTTCCATGGTGCTGATGGCCGTTTCGAAGTAAAAGGCACATTTCAAGGTGCAACAATTGTTGGTGACTATGCCCACCATCCAACTGCAACTAAGGCCACTATCCTAGCTGCTTCCAAAATGCCCTTTAAGCATCGTTATGTAGTTTATCAGCCACTTACCTATGGCCGTGTTAAAAACCTCTTTAACGACTACGTCGAGGCTTTGAAGCAGGCAGAACATGTTCTCTTTATGAATATCTTTAGTGACCGTGAAAAGAGCGATTTTGGCGTCAGCTCCGAGCAACTAGTCGAAGCTATCAACAAAGCAGGCGGCCATGCTGAGATGCAGCCTACCTATGAAGATATAAAGCAGCGTTTAAGCGAACTTTGTAAGCCTGGCGACTTAGTCCTCTTCTTAGGCCCTGAAGAAGTAAGAATTTGTGGTCAAAGATTGGCTGATGAAAAGCTCTAA